The following are encoded together in the Adhaeribacter arboris genome:
- a CDS encoding DUF2442 domain-containing protein: MRIWVNYNQNERQDLKIESAKYLTDYAIRMRFNDSTETLVDFKPFLFKALHPSIKKCLDESKFARFEIADGNLNWNNYDLIFPVWNLYKGKIEA, translated from the coding sequence ATGAGAATCTGGGTTAATTATAACCAAAATGAAAGACAAGATTTAAAAATTGAATCGGCTAAATACCTTACTGATTATGCGATAAGAATGCGATTTAATGATAGCACGGAAACATTAGTTGATTTTAAACCTTTCTTATTCAAGGCCCTGCATCCATCGATAAAAAAATGTTTAGATGAAAGTAAATTTGCCAGGTTCGAGATTGCTGATGGCAACTTAAATTGGAATAATTACGATTTAATATTTCCCGTTTGGAATTTATATAAAGGTAAGATAGAAGCTTAG